In Lutra lutra chromosome 5, mLutLut1.2, whole genome shotgun sequence, a single genomic region encodes these proteins:
- the APBB3 gene encoding amyloid-beta A4 precursor protein-binding family B member 3 isoform X7 — MNSLVLMGALRTFVFLVVRPLMSSQLRRDVSGGFGVDDLWGDQSLEGEPGLPPGWRKIRDAAGTYYWHVPSGSTQWQRPTWETGDGEDPGTRTERIWGLRPPKGRSFSSLESSLDRRNSLSWYGEESYIQSMEPGAKCFAVHSLGWVEVPEEDLVPGKSSIAVNNCIQQLAQTRSRSRSQPPDGAWGEGQNMLMILKKDAMSLVNPLDHSLIHCQPLVHIRVWGVGSSKGRDSPISDPARDFAFVAGDKDSCMLKCHVFRCDVPAKAIASALHGLCAQILSERVGVNGDSPCSSLDPISPEDLPRQVELLDAVSQAAQKYEALYMGTLPVNKAMGMDVLNEAIGTLTTRGDQDSWVPAMLSVSDSLMTAHPIQAEAGAEEEPLWQCPVRLMTFIGVGRDPHTFGLIADLGRQSFQCAAFWCQPHAGGLSEAVQAACMGIRTPRPPPFGKQPPSVPCDQGPDASLAGDFEYFRELRQRSHSGSSRDF; from the exons ATGAACTCATTGGTCCTTATGGGCGCCCTGCGCACGTTCGTCTTTCTGGTCGTCCGCCCCTTGATGAGCTCACAGTTGCGTCGTGATGTCAGCGGGGGCTTTGGTGTCG ATGACTTGTGGGGGGACCAGAGTCTTGAGGGGGAGCCAGGACTGCCCCCTGGCTGGAGGAAGATACGCGATGCTGCAGGTACTTACTATTGGCATGTACCCAGTGGCAGCACCCAGTGGCAGCGCCCAACCTGGGAAACAGGAGATGGAGAGGACCCAGGCACG AGGACAGAGAGGATTTGGGGACTTCGGCCCCCCAAGGGGAGATCCTTCTCCAGCCTGGAGAGCTCACTGGACCGCAG GAACTCTCTGTCCTGGTATGGTGAGGAATCCTACATCCAGAGCATGGAGCCAGGGGCTAAG TGCTTTGCAGTCCACTCCCTGGGTTGGGTAGAGGTACCCGAAGAGGATCTGGTACCAGGAAAGAGCAGTATTGCAGTCAATAACTGCATCCAGCAACTGGCCCAGACTCGCAGCCGTAGCCGCAGCCAGCCCCCAGATGGTGCCTGGGGCGAG GGCCAGAACATGCTGATGATCCTAAAGAAGGATGCCATGAGCCTGGTGAATCCTCTGGACCATAGTCTGATCCACTGCCAACCTCTGGTGCACATCCGTGTGTGGGGTGTGGGCAGCTCCAAGGGCCG TGACAG ccccatctcTGACCCTGCCAGGGACTTCGCTTTTGTGGCGGGTGACAAAGACAGCTGTATGCTCAAGTGCCATGTGTTTCGCTGTGATGTCCCTGCCAAGGCCATCGCCAGTGCCCTGCATGGGCTCTGTGCCCAG ATCTTGTCAGAGCGAGTGGGTGTCAATGGTGATTCCCCTTGCTCCTCCCTAGACCCCATCTCCCCTGAAGACCTACCACGGCAAG TGGAGCTGCTGGATGCAGTGAGTCAGGCTGCTCAGAAGTATGAGGCACTGTACATGGGGACCTTGCCAGTCAACAAAGCCATGG GCATGGACGTGCTGAATGAGGCCATTGGTACCCTCACCACCCGGGGGGACCAGGATTCCTGGGTCCCTGCCATGCTCAGTGTGTCTGACTCTCTAATGACTGCACATCCCATTCAG GCAGAAGCTGGTGCTGAGGAGGAACCACTATGGCAGTGCCCTGTGCGCCTCATGACCTTCATTGGCGTTGGTCGTGACCCTCACACTTTTGGCCTCATTGCTGACCTGGGCCGTCAGAGCTTCCAGTGTGCAGCCTTCTGGTGCCAGCCCCACGCAGGGGGACTCTCTGAAGCTGTGCAGGCGGCTTGCATG GGGATTAGGACTCCTAGACCGCCGCCTTTTGGAAAACAGCCCCCTTCGGTGCCTTGTGATCAGGGCCCCGATGCCTCATTAGCTGGAGATTTCGAGTACTTTAGGGAGCTGCGGCAGCGTTCCCACAGCGGCTCTTCCCGGGATTTCTGA
- the APBB3 gene encoding amyloid-beta A4 precursor protein-binding family B member 3 isoform X8, which translates to MNSLVLMGALRTFVFLVVRPLMSSQLRRDVSGGFGVDDLWGDQSLEGEPGLPPGWRKIRDAAGTYYWHVPSGSTQWQRPTWETGDGEDPGTRTERIWGLRPPKGRSFSSLESSLDRRNSLSWYGEESYIQSMEPGAKCFAVHSLGWVEVPEEDLVPGKSSIAVNNCIQQLAQTRSRSRSQPPDGAWGEGQNMLMILKKDAMSLVNPLDHSLIHCQPLVHIRVWGVGSSKGRDSPISDPARDFAFVAGDKDSCMLKCHVFRCDVPAKAIASALHGLCAQILSERVGVNGDSPCSSLDPISPEDLPRQVELLDAVSQAAQKYEALYMGTLPVNKAMGMDVLNEAIGTLTTRGDQDSWVPAMLSVSDSLMTAHPIQAEAGAEEEPLWQCPVRLMTFIGVGRDPHTFGLIADLGRQSFQCAAFWCQPHAGGLSEAVQAACMFEPTGD; encoded by the exons ATGAACTCATTGGTCCTTATGGGCGCCCTGCGCACGTTCGTCTTTCTGGTCGTCCGCCCCTTGATGAGCTCACAGTTGCGTCGTGATGTCAGCGGGGGCTTTGGTGTCG ATGACTTGTGGGGGGACCAGAGTCTTGAGGGGGAGCCAGGACTGCCCCCTGGCTGGAGGAAGATACGCGATGCTGCAGGTACTTACTATTGGCATGTACCCAGTGGCAGCACCCAGTGGCAGCGCCCAACCTGGGAAACAGGAGATGGAGAGGACCCAGGCACG AGGACAGAGAGGATTTGGGGACTTCGGCCCCCCAAGGGGAGATCCTTCTCCAGCCTGGAGAGCTCACTGGACCGCAG GAACTCTCTGTCCTGGTATGGTGAGGAATCCTACATCCAGAGCATGGAGCCAGGGGCTAAG TGCTTTGCAGTCCACTCCCTGGGTTGGGTAGAGGTACCCGAAGAGGATCTGGTACCAGGAAAGAGCAGTATTGCAGTCAATAACTGCATCCAGCAACTGGCCCAGACTCGCAGCCGTAGCCGCAGCCAGCCCCCAGATGGTGCCTGGGGCGAG GGCCAGAACATGCTGATGATCCTAAAGAAGGATGCCATGAGCCTGGTGAATCCTCTGGACCATAGTCTGATCCACTGCCAACCTCTGGTGCACATCCGTGTGTGGGGTGTGGGCAGCTCCAAGGGCCG TGACAG ccccatctcTGACCCTGCCAGGGACTTCGCTTTTGTGGCGGGTGACAAAGACAGCTGTATGCTCAAGTGCCATGTGTTTCGCTGTGATGTCCCTGCCAAGGCCATCGCCAGTGCCCTGCATGGGCTCTGTGCCCAG ATCTTGTCAGAGCGAGTGGGTGTCAATGGTGATTCCCCTTGCTCCTCCCTAGACCCCATCTCCCCTGAAGACCTACCACGGCAAG TGGAGCTGCTGGATGCAGTGAGTCAGGCTGCTCAGAAGTATGAGGCACTGTACATGGGGACCTTGCCAGTCAACAAAGCCATGG GCATGGACGTGCTGAATGAGGCCATTGGTACCCTCACCACCCGGGGGGACCAGGATTCCTGGGTCCCTGCCATGCTCAGTGTGTCTGACTCTCTAATGACTGCACATCCCATTCAG GCAGAAGCTGGTGCTGAGGAGGAACCACTATGGCAGTGCCCTGTGCGCCTCATGACCTTCATTGGCGTTGGTCGTGACCCTCACACTTTTGGCCTCATTGCTGACCTGGGCCGTCAGAGCTTCCAGTGTGCAGCCTTCTGGTGCCAGCCCCACGCAGGGGGACTCTCTGAAGCTGTGCAGGCGGCTTGCATG TTTGAACCTACAGGGGATTAG
- the APBB3 gene encoding amyloid-beta A4 precursor protein-binding family B member 3 isoform X1, whose translation MNSLVLMGALRTFVFLVVRPLMSSQLRRDVSGGFGVDDLWGDQSLEGEPGLPPGWRKIRDAAGTYYWHVPSGSTQWQRPTWETGDGEDPGTRTERIWGLRPPKGRSFSSLESSLDRRNSLSWYGEESYIQSMEPGAKCFAVHSLGWVEVPEEDLVPGKSSIAVNNCIQQLAQTRSRSRSQPPDGAWGEGQNMLMILKKDAMSLVNPLDHSLIHCQPLVHIRVWGVGSSKGRDSPISDPARDFAFVAGDKDSCMLKCHVFRCDVPAKAIASALHGLCAQILSERVGVNGDSPCSSLDPISPEDLPRQVELLDAVSQAAQKYEALYMGTLPVNKAMGMDVLNEAIGTLTTRGDQDSWVPAMLSVSDSLMTAHPIQAEAGAEEEPLWQCPVRLMTFIGVGRDPHTFGLIADLGRQSFQCAAFWCQPHAGGLSEAVQAACMVQYQKCLVASAARGKAWGAQARARLRLKRTSSVDSPGGPLPLPLLKGGVGGAGAAPRKRGVFSFLDAFRLKPSLLHMP comes from the exons ATGAACTCATTGGTCCTTATGGGCGCCCTGCGCACGTTCGTCTTTCTGGTCGTCCGCCCCTTGATGAGCTCACAGTTGCGTCGTGATGTCAGCGGGGGCTTTGGTGTCG ATGACTTGTGGGGGGACCAGAGTCTTGAGGGGGAGCCAGGACTGCCCCCTGGCTGGAGGAAGATACGCGATGCTGCAGGTACTTACTATTGGCATGTACCCAGTGGCAGCACCCAGTGGCAGCGCCCAACCTGGGAAACAGGAGATGGAGAGGACCCAGGCACG AGGACAGAGAGGATTTGGGGACTTCGGCCCCCCAAGGGGAGATCCTTCTCCAGCCTGGAGAGCTCACTGGACCGCAG GAACTCTCTGTCCTGGTATGGTGAGGAATCCTACATCCAGAGCATGGAGCCAGGGGCTAAG TGCTTTGCAGTCCACTCCCTGGGTTGGGTAGAGGTACCCGAAGAGGATCTGGTACCAGGAAAGAGCAGTATTGCAGTCAATAACTGCATCCAGCAACTGGCCCAGACTCGCAGCCGTAGCCGCAGCCAGCCCCCAGATGGTGCCTGGGGCGAG GGCCAGAACATGCTGATGATCCTAAAGAAGGATGCCATGAGCCTGGTGAATCCTCTGGACCATAGTCTGATCCACTGCCAACCTCTGGTGCACATCCGTGTGTGGGGTGTGGGCAGCTCCAAGGGCCG TGACAG ccccatctcTGACCCTGCCAGGGACTTCGCTTTTGTGGCGGGTGACAAAGACAGCTGTATGCTCAAGTGCCATGTGTTTCGCTGTGATGTCCCTGCCAAGGCCATCGCCAGTGCCCTGCATGGGCTCTGTGCCCAG ATCTTGTCAGAGCGAGTGGGTGTCAATGGTGATTCCCCTTGCTCCTCCCTAGACCCCATCTCCCCTGAAGACCTACCACGGCAAG TGGAGCTGCTGGATGCAGTGAGTCAGGCTGCTCAGAAGTATGAGGCACTGTACATGGGGACCTTGCCAGTCAACAAAGCCATGG GCATGGACGTGCTGAATGAGGCCATTGGTACCCTCACCACCCGGGGGGACCAGGATTCCTGGGTCCCTGCCATGCTCAGTGTGTCTGACTCTCTAATGACTGCACATCCCATTCAG GCAGAAGCTGGTGCTGAGGAGGAACCACTATGGCAGTGCCCTGTGCGCCTCATGACCTTCATTGGCGTTGGTCGTGACCCTCACACTTTTGGCCTCATTGCTGACCTGGGCCGTCAGAGCTTCCAGTGTGCAGCCTTCTGGTGCCAGCCCCACGCAGGGGGACTCTCTGAAGCTGTGCAGGCGGCTTGCATG GTTCAGTACCAGAAGTGTCTTGTGGCCTCTGCAGCTCGAGGCAAGGCCTGGGGTGCCCAGGCCCGTGCCCGCCTGCGGCTCAAGCGGACCAGCTCCGTGGATTCCCCAGGAGGtcccctgccgctccccctgctcaaaggaggggttgggggtgcaGGGGCAGCCCCTCGAAAGCGGggtgtcttctcttttcttgatgCCTTTCGCCTGAAGCCCTCTCTGCTCCATATGCCCTAA
- the APBB3 gene encoding amyloid-beta A4 precursor protein-binding family B member 3 isoform X3, which yields MNSLVLMGALRTFVFLVVRPLMSSQLRRDVSGGFGVDDLWGDQSLEGEPGLPPGWRKIRDAAGTYYWHVPSGSTQWQRPTWETGDGEDPGTRTERIWGLRPPKGRSFSSLESSLDRRNSLSWYGEESYIQSMEPGAKCFAVHSLGWVEVPEEDLVPGKSSIAVNNCIQQLAQTRSRSRSQPPDGAWGEGQNMLMILKKDAMSLVNPLDHSLIHCQPLVHIRVWGVGSSKGRDFAFVAGDKDSCMLKCHVFRCDVPAKAIASALHGLCAQILSERVGVNGDSPCSSLDPISPEDLPRQVELLDAVSQAAQKYEALYMGTLPVNKAMGMDVLNEAIGTLTTRGDQDSWVPAMLSVSDSLMTAHPIQAEAGAEEEPLWQCPVRLMTFIGVGRDPHTFGLIADLGRQSFQCAAFWCQPHAGGLSEAVQAACMVQYQKCLVASAARGKAWGAQARARLRLKRTSSVDSPGGPLPLPLLKGGVGGAGAAPRKRGVFSFLDAFRLKPSLLHMP from the exons ATGAACTCATTGGTCCTTATGGGCGCCCTGCGCACGTTCGTCTTTCTGGTCGTCCGCCCCTTGATGAGCTCACAGTTGCGTCGTGATGTCAGCGGGGGCTTTGGTGTCG ATGACTTGTGGGGGGACCAGAGTCTTGAGGGGGAGCCAGGACTGCCCCCTGGCTGGAGGAAGATACGCGATGCTGCAGGTACTTACTATTGGCATGTACCCAGTGGCAGCACCCAGTGGCAGCGCCCAACCTGGGAAACAGGAGATGGAGAGGACCCAGGCACG AGGACAGAGAGGATTTGGGGACTTCGGCCCCCCAAGGGGAGATCCTTCTCCAGCCTGGAGAGCTCACTGGACCGCAG GAACTCTCTGTCCTGGTATGGTGAGGAATCCTACATCCAGAGCATGGAGCCAGGGGCTAAG TGCTTTGCAGTCCACTCCCTGGGTTGGGTAGAGGTACCCGAAGAGGATCTGGTACCAGGAAAGAGCAGTATTGCAGTCAATAACTGCATCCAGCAACTGGCCCAGACTCGCAGCCGTAGCCGCAGCCAGCCCCCAGATGGTGCCTGGGGCGAG GGCCAGAACATGCTGATGATCCTAAAGAAGGATGCCATGAGCCTGGTGAATCCTCTGGACCATAGTCTGATCCACTGCCAACCTCTGGTGCACATCCGTGTGTGGGGTGTGGGCAGCTCCAAGGGCCG GGACTTCGCTTTTGTGGCGGGTGACAAAGACAGCTGTATGCTCAAGTGCCATGTGTTTCGCTGTGATGTCCCTGCCAAGGCCATCGCCAGTGCCCTGCATGGGCTCTGTGCCCAG ATCTTGTCAGAGCGAGTGGGTGTCAATGGTGATTCCCCTTGCTCCTCCCTAGACCCCATCTCCCCTGAAGACCTACCACGGCAAG TGGAGCTGCTGGATGCAGTGAGTCAGGCTGCTCAGAAGTATGAGGCACTGTACATGGGGACCTTGCCAGTCAACAAAGCCATGG GCATGGACGTGCTGAATGAGGCCATTGGTACCCTCACCACCCGGGGGGACCAGGATTCCTGGGTCCCTGCCATGCTCAGTGTGTCTGACTCTCTAATGACTGCACATCCCATTCAG GCAGAAGCTGGTGCTGAGGAGGAACCACTATGGCAGTGCCCTGTGCGCCTCATGACCTTCATTGGCGTTGGTCGTGACCCTCACACTTTTGGCCTCATTGCTGACCTGGGCCGTCAGAGCTTCCAGTGTGCAGCCTTCTGGTGCCAGCCCCACGCAGGGGGACTCTCTGAAGCTGTGCAGGCGGCTTGCATG GTTCAGTACCAGAAGTGTCTTGTGGCCTCTGCAGCTCGAGGCAAGGCCTGGGGTGCCCAGGCCCGTGCCCGCCTGCGGCTCAAGCGGACCAGCTCCGTGGATTCCCCAGGAGGtcccctgccgctccccctgctcaaaggaggggttgggggtgcaGGGGCAGCCCCTCGAAAGCGGggtgtcttctcttttcttgatgCCTTTCGCCTGAAGCCCTCTCTGCTCCATATGCCCTAA
- the APBB3 gene encoding amyloid-beta A4 precursor protein-binding family B member 3 isoform X6 translates to MLGKDYMLAIILVNCDDDLWGDQSLEGEPGLPPGWRKIRDAAGTYYWHVPSGSTQWQRPTWETGDGEDPGTRTERIWGLRPPKGRSFSSLESSLDRRNSLSWYGEESYIQSMEPGAKCFAVHSLGWVEVPEEDLVPGKSSIAVNNCIQQLAQTRSRSRSQPPDGAWGEGQNMLMILKKDAMSLVNPLDHSLIHCQPLVHIRVWGVGSSKGRDFAFVAGDKDSCMLKCHVFRCDVPAKAIASALHGLCAQILSERVGVNGDSPCSSLDPISPEDLPRQVELLDAVSQAAQKYEALYMGTLPVNKAMGMDVLNEAIGTLTTRGDQDSWVPAMLSVSDSLMTAHPIQAEAGAEEEPLWQCPVRLMTFIGVGRDPHTFGLIADLGRQSFQCAAFWCQPHAGGLSEAVQAACMVQYQKCLVASAARGKAWGAQARARLRLKRTSSVDSPGGPLPLPLLKGGVGGAGAAPRKRGVFSFLDAFRLKPSLLHMP, encoded by the exons ATGCTGGGCAAGGATTACATGCTGGCCATCATTCTGGTCAACTGCGATG ATGACTTGTGGGGGGACCAGAGTCTTGAGGGGGAGCCAGGACTGCCCCCTGGCTGGAGGAAGATACGCGATGCTGCAGGTACTTACTATTGGCATGTACCCAGTGGCAGCACCCAGTGGCAGCGCCCAACCTGGGAAACAGGAGATGGAGAGGACCCAGGCACG AGGACAGAGAGGATTTGGGGACTTCGGCCCCCCAAGGGGAGATCCTTCTCCAGCCTGGAGAGCTCACTGGACCGCAG GAACTCTCTGTCCTGGTATGGTGAGGAATCCTACATCCAGAGCATGGAGCCAGGGGCTAAG TGCTTTGCAGTCCACTCCCTGGGTTGGGTAGAGGTACCCGAAGAGGATCTGGTACCAGGAAAGAGCAGTATTGCAGTCAATAACTGCATCCAGCAACTGGCCCAGACTCGCAGCCGTAGCCGCAGCCAGCCCCCAGATGGTGCCTGGGGCGAG GGCCAGAACATGCTGATGATCCTAAAGAAGGATGCCATGAGCCTGGTGAATCCTCTGGACCATAGTCTGATCCACTGCCAACCTCTGGTGCACATCCGTGTGTGGGGTGTGGGCAGCTCCAAGGGCCG GGACTTCGCTTTTGTGGCGGGTGACAAAGACAGCTGTATGCTCAAGTGCCATGTGTTTCGCTGTGATGTCCCTGCCAAGGCCATCGCCAGTGCCCTGCATGGGCTCTGTGCCCAG ATCTTGTCAGAGCGAGTGGGTGTCAATGGTGATTCCCCTTGCTCCTCCCTAGACCCCATCTCCCCTGAAGACCTACCACGGCAAG TGGAGCTGCTGGATGCAGTGAGTCAGGCTGCTCAGAAGTATGAGGCACTGTACATGGGGACCTTGCCAGTCAACAAAGCCATGG GCATGGACGTGCTGAATGAGGCCATTGGTACCCTCACCACCCGGGGGGACCAGGATTCCTGGGTCCCTGCCATGCTCAGTGTGTCTGACTCTCTAATGACTGCACATCCCATTCAG GCAGAAGCTGGTGCTGAGGAGGAACCACTATGGCAGTGCCCTGTGCGCCTCATGACCTTCATTGGCGTTGGTCGTGACCCTCACACTTTTGGCCTCATTGCTGACCTGGGCCGTCAGAGCTTCCAGTGTGCAGCCTTCTGGTGCCAGCCCCACGCAGGGGGACTCTCTGAAGCTGTGCAGGCGGCTTGCATG GTTCAGTACCAGAAGTGTCTTGTGGCCTCTGCAGCTCGAGGCAAGGCCTGGGGTGCCCAGGCCCGTGCCCGCCTGCGGCTCAAGCGGACCAGCTCCGTGGATTCCCCAGGAGGtcccctgccgctccccctgctcaaaggaggggttgggggtgcaGGGGCAGCCCCTCGAAAGCGGggtgtcttctcttttcttgatgCCTTTCGCCTGAAGCCCTCTCTGCTCCATATGCCCTAA
- the APBB3 gene encoding amyloid-beta A4 precursor protein-binding family B member 3 isoform X5, with protein sequence MLGKDYMLAIILVNCDDDLWGDQSLEGEPGLPPGWRKIRDAAGTYYWHVPSGSTQWQRPTWETGDGEDPGTRTERIWGLRPPKGRSFSSLESSLDRRNSLSWYGEESYIQSMEPGAKCFAVHSLGWVEVPEEDLVPGKSSIAVNNCIQQLAQTRSRSRSQPPDGAWGEGQNMLMILKKDAMSLVNPLDHSLIHCQPLVHIRVWGVGSSKGRDRDFAFVAGDKDSCMLKCHVFRCDVPAKAIASALHGLCAQILSERVGVNGDSPCSSLDPISPEDLPRQVELLDAVSQAAQKYEALYMGTLPVNKAMGMDVLNEAIGTLTTRGDQDSWVPAMLSVSDSLMTAHPIQAEAGAEEEPLWQCPVRLMTFIGVGRDPHTFGLIADLGRQSFQCAAFWCQPHAGGLSEAVQAACMVQYQKCLVASAARGKAWGAQARARLRLKRTSSVDSPGGPLPLPLLKGGVGGAGAAPRKRGVFSFLDAFRLKPSLLHMP encoded by the exons ATGCTGGGCAAGGATTACATGCTGGCCATCATTCTGGTCAACTGCGATG ATGACTTGTGGGGGGACCAGAGTCTTGAGGGGGAGCCAGGACTGCCCCCTGGCTGGAGGAAGATACGCGATGCTGCAGGTACTTACTATTGGCATGTACCCAGTGGCAGCACCCAGTGGCAGCGCCCAACCTGGGAAACAGGAGATGGAGAGGACCCAGGCACG AGGACAGAGAGGATTTGGGGACTTCGGCCCCCCAAGGGGAGATCCTTCTCCAGCCTGGAGAGCTCACTGGACCGCAG GAACTCTCTGTCCTGGTATGGTGAGGAATCCTACATCCAGAGCATGGAGCCAGGGGCTAAG TGCTTTGCAGTCCACTCCCTGGGTTGGGTAGAGGTACCCGAAGAGGATCTGGTACCAGGAAAGAGCAGTATTGCAGTCAATAACTGCATCCAGCAACTGGCCCAGACTCGCAGCCGTAGCCGCAGCCAGCCCCCAGATGGTGCCTGGGGCGAG GGCCAGAACATGCTGATGATCCTAAAGAAGGATGCCATGAGCCTGGTGAATCCTCTGGACCATAGTCTGATCCACTGCCAACCTCTGGTGCACATCCGTGTGTGGGGTGTGGGCAGCTCCAAGGGCCG TGACAG GGACTTCGCTTTTGTGGCGGGTGACAAAGACAGCTGTATGCTCAAGTGCCATGTGTTTCGCTGTGATGTCCCTGCCAAGGCCATCGCCAGTGCCCTGCATGGGCTCTGTGCCCAG ATCTTGTCAGAGCGAGTGGGTGTCAATGGTGATTCCCCTTGCTCCTCCCTAGACCCCATCTCCCCTGAAGACCTACCACGGCAAG TGGAGCTGCTGGATGCAGTGAGTCAGGCTGCTCAGAAGTATGAGGCACTGTACATGGGGACCTTGCCAGTCAACAAAGCCATGG GCATGGACGTGCTGAATGAGGCCATTGGTACCCTCACCACCCGGGGGGACCAGGATTCCTGGGTCCCTGCCATGCTCAGTGTGTCTGACTCTCTAATGACTGCACATCCCATTCAG GCAGAAGCTGGTGCTGAGGAGGAACCACTATGGCAGTGCCCTGTGCGCCTCATGACCTTCATTGGCGTTGGTCGTGACCCTCACACTTTTGGCCTCATTGCTGACCTGGGCCGTCAGAGCTTCCAGTGTGCAGCCTTCTGGTGCCAGCCCCACGCAGGGGGACTCTCTGAAGCTGTGCAGGCGGCTTGCATG GTTCAGTACCAGAAGTGTCTTGTGGCCTCTGCAGCTCGAGGCAAGGCCTGGGGTGCCCAGGCCCGTGCCCGCCTGCGGCTCAAGCGGACCAGCTCCGTGGATTCCCCAGGAGGtcccctgccgctccccctgctcaaaggaggggttgggggtgcaGGGGCAGCCCCTCGAAAGCGGggtgtcttctcttttcttgatgCCTTTCGCCTGAAGCCCTCTCTGCTCCATATGCCCTAA
- the APBB3 gene encoding amyloid-beta A4 precursor protein-binding family B member 3 isoform X4 translates to MLGKDYMLAIILVNCDDDLWGDQSLEGEPGLPPGWRKIRDAAGTYYWHVPSGSTQWQRPTWETGDGEDPGTRTERIWGLRPPKGRSFSSLESSLDRRNSLSWYGEESYIQSMEPGAKCFAVHSLGWVEVPEEDLVPGKSSIAVNNCIQQLAQTRSRSRSQPPDGAWGEGQNMLMILKKDAMSLVNPLDHSLIHCQPLVHIRVWGVGSSKGRDSPISDPARDFAFVAGDKDSCMLKCHVFRCDVPAKAIASALHGLCAQILSERVGVNGDSPCSSLDPISPEDLPRQVELLDAVSQAAQKYEALYMGTLPVNKAMGMDVLNEAIGTLTTRGDQDSWVPAMLSVSDSLMTAHPIQAEAGAEEEPLWQCPVRLMTFIGVGRDPHTFGLIADLGRQSFQCAAFWCQPHAGGLSEAVQAACMVQYQKCLVASAARGKAWGAQARARLRLKRTSSVDSPGGPLPLPLLKGGVGGAGAAPRKRGVFSFLDAFRLKPSLLHMP, encoded by the exons ATGCTGGGCAAGGATTACATGCTGGCCATCATTCTGGTCAACTGCGATG ATGACTTGTGGGGGGACCAGAGTCTTGAGGGGGAGCCAGGACTGCCCCCTGGCTGGAGGAAGATACGCGATGCTGCAGGTACTTACTATTGGCATGTACCCAGTGGCAGCACCCAGTGGCAGCGCCCAACCTGGGAAACAGGAGATGGAGAGGACCCAGGCACG AGGACAGAGAGGATTTGGGGACTTCGGCCCCCCAAGGGGAGATCCTTCTCCAGCCTGGAGAGCTCACTGGACCGCAG GAACTCTCTGTCCTGGTATGGTGAGGAATCCTACATCCAGAGCATGGAGCCAGGGGCTAAG TGCTTTGCAGTCCACTCCCTGGGTTGGGTAGAGGTACCCGAAGAGGATCTGGTACCAGGAAAGAGCAGTATTGCAGTCAATAACTGCATCCAGCAACTGGCCCAGACTCGCAGCCGTAGCCGCAGCCAGCCCCCAGATGGTGCCTGGGGCGAG GGCCAGAACATGCTGATGATCCTAAAGAAGGATGCCATGAGCCTGGTGAATCCTCTGGACCATAGTCTGATCCACTGCCAACCTCTGGTGCACATCCGTGTGTGGGGTGTGGGCAGCTCCAAGGGCCG TGACAG ccccatctcTGACCCTGCCAGGGACTTCGCTTTTGTGGCGGGTGACAAAGACAGCTGTATGCTCAAGTGCCATGTGTTTCGCTGTGATGTCCCTGCCAAGGCCATCGCCAGTGCCCTGCATGGGCTCTGTGCCCAG ATCTTGTCAGAGCGAGTGGGTGTCAATGGTGATTCCCCTTGCTCCTCCCTAGACCCCATCTCCCCTGAAGACCTACCACGGCAAG TGGAGCTGCTGGATGCAGTGAGTCAGGCTGCTCAGAAGTATGAGGCACTGTACATGGGGACCTTGCCAGTCAACAAAGCCATGG GCATGGACGTGCTGAATGAGGCCATTGGTACCCTCACCACCCGGGGGGACCAGGATTCCTGGGTCCCTGCCATGCTCAGTGTGTCTGACTCTCTAATGACTGCACATCCCATTCAG GCAGAAGCTGGTGCTGAGGAGGAACCACTATGGCAGTGCCCTGTGCGCCTCATGACCTTCATTGGCGTTGGTCGTGACCCTCACACTTTTGGCCTCATTGCTGACCTGGGCCGTCAGAGCTTCCAGTGTGCAGCCTTCTGGTGCCAGCCCCACGCAGGGGGACTCTCTGAAGCTGTGCAGGCGGCTTGCATG GTTCAGTACCAGAAGTGTCTTGTGGCCTCTGCAGCTCGAGGCAAGGCCTGGGGTGCCCAGGCCCGTGCCCGCCTGCGGCTCAAGCGGACCAGCTCCGTGGATTCCCCAGGAGGtcccctgccgctccccctgctcaaaggaggggttgggggtgcaGGGGCAGCCCCTCGAAAGCGGggtgtcttctcttttcttgatgCCTTTCGCCTGAAGCCCTCTCTGCTCCATATGCCCTAA